A genome region from Ctenopharyngodon idella isolate HZGC_01 chromosome 5, HZGC01, whole genome shotgun sequence includes the following:
- the purba gene encoding purine-rich element binding protein Ba — protein sequence MVKMADGDSGSERGGSSGGGGGGGGGGGGSSGFQPFQRDQETQELASKRLDIQNKRFYLDVKQNSKGRFIKIAEVGAGGSKSRLTLSMSVAAEFRDYLGDFIEHYAQLGPSTPEQIAQSSSGEDGGPRRALKSEFLVRENRKYYLDLKENQRGRFLRIRQTVNRGPGGFGVGGGVPGGGMQSGQTIALPAQGLIEFRDALAKLIDDYGGDDDELVGGGGCAGGYGELPEGTSITVDSKRFFFDVGSNKYGVFLRVSEVKPSYRNSITIPFKAWSKFGGAFCRYAEEMKEIQERHRDKVYERRGGEESEGDDIDDD from the coding sequence ATGGTGAAGATGGCGGATGGGGATAGTGGGAGTGAGCGCGGTGGAAGCAGCGGCGGCGGTGGTGGTGGAGGCGGAGGAGGTGGTGGAAGTAGCGGTTTCCAGCCTTTCCAGAGGGATCAAGAGACCCAGGAGCTGGCGTCCAAACGCCTTGACATCCAAAACAAGCGGTTCTATCTGGACGTGAAGCAGAACTCGAAGGGCAGGTTCATCAAGATCGCCGAGGTCGGCGCTGGTGGCTCCAAAAGTCGCTTGACACTTTCTATGTCAGTCGCGGCGGAGTTTCGGGACTACCTGGGGGATTTCATTGAGCACTACGCCCAGCTCGGACCCAGCACCCCGGAGCAGATCGCCCAGTCATCTAGCGGCGAGGACGGAGGGCCTAGACGGGCCTTGAAGAGCGAGTTCCTAGTGAGGGAAAACCGCAAATACTACCTCGATTTGAAGGAGAACCAGCGGGGGAGGTTCCTCCGTATCCGTCAGACCGTCAACCGTGGGCCTGGTGGGTTTGGCGTCGGAGGAGGTGTGCCCGGGGGTGGCATGCAATCCGGGCAAACCATTGCCCTTCCTGCTCAGGGTCTCATCGAGTTCCGCGACGCTCTGGCCAAGCTGATCGACGACTACGGCGGGGATGACGATGAGCTGGTCGGCGGCGGCGGTTGCGCAGGAGGTTACGGGGAGCTTCCCGAGGGCACGTCAATCACGGTGGACTCCAAGCGGTTCTTCTTTGACGTGGGCTCCAACAAGTACGGGGTGTTTCTGCGGGTGAGCGAGGTGAAGCCCAGTTACAGAAACTCTATCACGATACCATTCAAAGCGTGGAGCAAGTTCGGCGGGGCTTTCTGCCGCTACGCTGAGGAGATGAAGGAGATCCAGGAGCGACACCGAGATAAAGTGTACGAGCGGAGAGGAGGAGAGGAGTCGGAGGGCGACGACATAGATGACGACTGA